The Campylobacter concisus genome has a window encoding:
- the acpP gene encoding acyl carrier protein: MAVFEDVRDVVVEQLSVDPQAVKLESKIIEDLGADSLDVVELVMALEEKFEVEIPDSEAEKLVSIQDVVNYIEKLGK, from the coding sequence ATGGCAGTATTTGAAGACGTAAGAGACGTAGTTGTAGAGCAACTAAGCGTAGATCCACAAGCGGTAAAACTAGAGTCTAAAATCATCGAAGATTTGGGCGCTGATTCACTTGACGTTGTAGAGCTAGTTATGGCTTTAGAAGAGAAATTTGAAGTAGAAATTCCTGATAGCGAAGCAGAGAAATTAGTAAGCATTCAAGACGTTGTAAATTATATAGAAAAACTAGGCAAATAA
- a CDS encoding EI24 domain-containing protein codes for MINLLRLGFKDFFTAKFITLSILPLFLSICSLAWLTIWGGGEIFDFLSDGAKNENFAFLESNSTLSFIAIKILSFSATKWIVSILFYVLSTFLTIIISIVIALIVAGFLTPVVAKEINKRHYNYVLKSEASTARVLKVMMVEIMKFLGILLVCLPLLFVPVLNFFIINVPFYYIYYKLLLIDVGSNTLDSDKFELALLEGGGVKFIVFTLLFYLISLVPLVGLFFQLYFVIVLSHLFYQREALVKI; via the coding sequence ATGATAAATCTTCTTCGTCTTGGCTTTAAAGACTTTTTTACAGCCAAATTTATAACGCTATCTATATTACCGCTTTTTCTTAGCATTTGTAGCCTTGCGTGGCTTACGATCTGGGGCGGCGGCGAGATATTTGACTTTTTAAGTGACGGCGCTAAAAACGAAAATTTCGCCTTTTTAGAGTCAAACTCGACGCTATCTTTTATAGCTATTAAAATTTTAAGCTTTAGCGCTACAAAGTGGATAGTTAGCATACTTTTTTATGTTCTAAGCACCTTTTTAACGATCATCATTAGCATCGTGATCGCTCTAATCGTGGCTGGCTTTTTAACGCCAGTTGTAGCTAAAGAGATAAACAAAAGGCACTACAACTACGTGCTTAAAAGTGAGGCTAGCACGGCTAGAGTGCTAAAGGTGATGATGGTTGAGATCATGAAATTTCTTGGGATCTTGCTCGTTTGCTTGCCACTTTTGTTTGTACCGGTCTTAAATTTCTTCATCATCAACGTGCCGTTTTATTACATATACTATAAACTTTTACTCATAGACGTTGGCTCAAACACGCTTGATAGCGATAAATTTGAGCTAGCACTGCTTGAGGGTGGCGGGGTTAAATTTATAGTTTTTACGCTTTTATTTTATCTGATCTCGCTTGTGCCGCTTGTGGGGTTATTTTTTCAGCTTTATTTTGTGATAGTCTTGTCGCACCTCTTTTATCAAAGAGAGGCGCTAGTTAAAATTTAG
- the dut gene encoding dUTPase, with translation MDERTIVLEMLKMQQSLNDETNGLGWENGYTNKNKLISWRRCIYMECAELIDSFAWKHWKSIDAKTDEQNLRIEVVDIWHFIMSLALQIYKAKQLGDVETLAEDICQSSGFSDYCKEPLKVEDESIYEIMNDVEMLIHECSGFDYDIFDIFKIYFSMSLKCGVNLYSLYECYIAKNVLNRFRQNNGYKEGSYKKIWNGREDNEVMSEILSNGVSKIDEIYAALEREYKKVK, from the coding sequence ATGGATGAAAGAACTATTGTTTTAGAGATGTTAAAGATGCAACAAAGCCTAAATGACGAGACAAACGGGCTTGGTTGGGAAAATGGCTATACAAATAAAAATAAACTCATAAGCTGGAGGCGCTGCATATATATGGAGTGCGCTGAGCTCATTGATAGCTTTGCTTGGAAGCACTGGAAGAGCATAGATGCTAAGACTGATGAGCAAAATTTACGTATCGAGGTTGTCGATATCTGGCACTTTATAATGAGCCTAGCGCTACAAATTTACAAGGCAAAACAGCTTGGTGATGTTGAGACATTAGCTGAGGATATCTGCCAGTCAAGTGGCTTTAGCGACTATTGCAAAGAGCCATTAAAGGTCGAAGATGAGAGCATTTATGAGATCATGAACGACGTTGAGATGCTCATACATGAGTGCAGTGGCTTTGACTATGACATCTTTGATATTTTTAAAATTTATTTCTCAATGTCTTTAAAATGTGGCGTAAATTTATACTCACTTTATGAGTGCTACATCGCTAAAAACGTACTAAATCGCTTCCGTCAAAATAATGGCTACAAAGAGGGTAGCTATAAGAAAATTTGGAACGGACGCGAAGATAACGAAGTAATGAGCGAAATTTTATCAAACGGCGTTAGTAAGATTGATGAAATTTACGCCGCACTTGAGCGTGAGTACAAAAAGGTAAAATGA
- a CDS encoding ATP/GTP-binding protein, with protein sequence MQTNFYSQGSYNNMSFSMKTSSGDEISFSMYDNKSLEFSSQKNGSSSQRSLTLTHEYGYEFAYKGNGIDKQDMKEIEEAMKQIRPQVDEFMKNVKEGDKIAGSSQSISELSNKIKQMLPDAKDMDHKNFINDNMLKMFDELLAKNDANKNLLSATKRLFDTLLDESKKVSYYA encoded by the coding sequence ATGCAAACAAATTTTTACTCTCAAGGAAGCTACAACAATATGAGCTTTTCGATGAAGACTAGCTCAGGCGATGAGATAAGTTTTTCTATGTATGACAACAAAAGTTTGGAGTTTTCAAGCCAGAAAAATGGCAGTTCAAGCCAAAGGAGCTTAACTCTCACGCACGAATACGGCTATGAGTTTGCCTATAAAGGCAACGGTATAGACAAGCAAGATATGAAAGAGATCGAAGAGGCGATGAAGCAAATTCGCCCACAGGTTGATGAGTTTATGAAAAATGTCAAAGAGGGCGACAAGATCGCAGGTAGTAGCCAAAGCATAAGCGAGCTTTCAAACAAGATCAAGCAGATGTTGCCTGACGCAAAAGATATGGATCACAAAAATTTCATAAATGACAATATGCTAAAAATGTTTGACGAACTTTTAGCTAAAAATGATGCCAATAAAAATCTACTAAGTGCGACAAAAAGGCTATTTGACACATTGCTTGATGAGAGCAAAAAAGTATCTTACTACGCATAA
- a CDS encoding putative bifunctional diguanylate cyclase/phosphodiesterase, translating to MAEKAFILISFFVVTFGIYISMDRVKTKMIHWLAICFGVFLWSVCDALRVMNQDVLSRDHTSYAYLDVFFMIPMIAILAGVSIFLYSKFADSKEKLAIVTDSVSVFLLIGILVYGAIEKIDILLMIQDESNIVLISILAINFLILFVTLSELFTSNLLRIRISGFYLIAASILFTMLNLFIFYNQISNTDFSFEMDYLYLVPFGLLMIGAFHLKKENKYVMSDDKGISMGSKWLPLIAVLPLLVHGNFASFSTLITLFVLVVNALVNYYIKSSLASKKILDYEKNLHKEMEKSMHERTNELMLANLRLQDISEKDYLTDLGNRNFIANELDKICKRIHSKEEIAIYYIDISHFKNINTSYGHEMGDKILKLVAKRILEVCNRQETIARISADEFIVLARMELNSHTKRMNLGIALKDAIEKPIELERYHFSIKCAIGIHVVTKENVASPRSIIKNADMAMYYAKKNPTLNPMMYSDKISKETHLSSSIELALKKSNLQEDYHIYFQPIFDIKNSKMVCAEALLRWQSQEYGLMDARDFMSIASLNSEILGDICTLAVSKTIEQAVMWKSSGLTIPKISINVAQIQSTSDKFVNDFMIALHSHHLNPKQFELEFSEEIWKNNEDTLDKIFTILKKNGVDVCIDDFGSGYTSFVYIRKYGINRIKIASEFVTQALNSKIDAQIVAAIINLARSMKIKVSAKGVERSEDIEFLKRLECNEMQGYFLSYPMSTANFEDFIKQNPHMVADI from the coding sequence ATGGCTGAGAAAGCTTTCATATTGATTAGCTTTTTTGTAGTTACTTTTGGAATTTATATATCTATGGATAGAGTAAAAACCAAGATGATTCATTGGCTAGCTATTTGTTTTGGTGTATTTTTATGGTCAGTTTGTGATGCGCTGCGCGTGATGAATCAAGATGTATTATCACGGGATCATACCAGCTATGCTTATCTTGATGTGTTCTTTATGATACCTATGATTGCTATTTTGGCTGGAGTTAGTATATTCTTGTATTCAAAATTTGCAGATAGCAAAGAGAAATTAGCAATTGTCACTGATAGTGTAAGTGTTTTTTTATTAATTGGTATTTTAGTATATGGTGCCATAGAAAAAATAGATATTTTACTAATGATACAAGACGAGTCAAATATTGTTTTGATTTCAATTTTGGCAATAAATTTTCTTATACTTTTTGTAACTTTAAGCGAACTCTTTACAAGCAACTTACTTCGCATCAGAATTAGCGGTTTTTATTTAATAGCAGCAAGCATCTTATTCACGATGCTAAATTTATTTATTTTTTATAATCAAATTTCAAATACCGACTTTAGTTTTGAAATGGATTACTTGTATCTTGTACCGTTTGGCCTTTTAATGATAGGCGCTTTTCATCTAAAAAAAGAAAATAAATATGTCATGAGTGATGACAAAGGTATATCAATGGGTTCAAAATGGTTACCCTTGATAGCTGTTTTACCTTTGCTTGTTCATGGAAATTTTGCATCTTTTAGTACGCTTATAACATTATTTGTTTTAGTTGTGAATGCTTTGGTTAATTATTATATTAAAAGCTCTCTTGCTAGTAAAAAAATACTTGATTACGAAAAAAATCTTCATAAAGAGATGGAAAAATCAATGCATGAGCGAACAAACGAGCTTATGCTTGCGAATTTGAGACTTCAAGATATTTCAGAAAAAGATTATTTAACAGATCTTGGCAATAGAAATTTTATAGCAAATGAGCTTGATAAAATCTGCAAAAGGATTCATAGTAAAGAAGAGATTGCGATTTACTATATAGACATAAGTCATTTCAAAAACATAAATACATCTTATGGCCATGAGATGGGAGATAAAATTTTAAAATTAGTTGCAAAAAGGATACTTGAAGTTTGTAACAGGCAAGAGACTATCGCAAGAATTAGTGCTGATGAGTTTATAGTATTAGCAAGGATGGAATTAAACAGTCATACAAAACGTATGAATCTTGGTATTGCACTAAAAGATGCCATAGAAAAGCCAATTGAGCTAGAAAGATACCATTTTAGCATTAAGTGCGCTATAGGCATTCATGTTGTTACAAAAGAAAATGTCGCGAGTCCAAGAAGTATTATAAAAAATGCTGATATGGCAATGTATTACGCCAAGAAAAATCCGACATTAAATCCTATGATGTATAGCGACAAAATTAGTAAGGAAACGCATCTAAGCTCTAGCATTGAACTGGCCCTTAAAAAGTCAAATTTGCAAGAAGACTATCACATTTATTTTCAACCTATATTTGACATAAAAAATTCAAAGATGGTATGCGCTGAGGCACTTTTGAGATGGCAATCACAAGAATATGGACTAATGGATGCAAGAGATTTTATGAGCATAGCTAGCCTAAATAGTGAGATATTAGGCGATATCTGTACACTTGCTGTTTCAAAAACAATAGAACAAGCTGTTATGTGGAAAAGTAGTGGTCTAACGATTCCAAAAATAAGTATAAACGTAGCTCAAATCCAAAGCACCTCTGACAAATTTGTGAACGATTTTATGATCGCGTTACATTCTCACCATTTAAATCCAAAGCAATTTGAGCTAGAATTTAGTGAAGAAATCTGGAAAAACAATGAAGATACTCTTGATAAAATTTTCACTATTTTAAAGAAAAATGGTGTTGATGTTTGTATAGATGATTTTGGCTCTGGATATACGTCTTTTGTCTATATCAGAAAATATGGTATTAACCGAATAAAAATAGCAAGCGAATTTGTTACCCAAGCGCTTAATAGTAAAATTGATGCTCAGATCGTTGCAGCAATTATAAATTTGGCGAGATCTATGAAGATAAAAGTTAGCGCAAAAGGTGTAGAAAGGTCTGAAGATATAGAATTCTTAAAGAGACTTGAATGTAATGAGATGCAGGGATATTTCTTGTCATATCCAATGAGCACAGCTAATTTTGAGGATTTTATAAAACAAAATCCTCACATGGTGGCCGATATTTAA
- a CDS encoding YcxB family protein, which produces MKCNIVINGQNLIDYKSFILFFSKAARKQYFINTFMIFTEAIIAGFVVDMLLKSKIFTIIGVIFGIFWIIFYPIFLKKTRIAALKKIEVSDLEKQMVFEVNEDFIAYYENEPKENEKFSLDKVSEIYELKNIFIVFLSEKIHLIIPKDDITSKSINNLAKFCNKYILKFEDFSSQTILQ; this is translated from the coding sequence ATGAAATGTAATATCGTCATAAATGGCCAAAATTTAATAGATTATAAATCATTTATTTTATTTTTTTCAAAAGCAGCAAGAAAGCAATATTTCATAAATACATTTATGATTTTTACTGAAGCTATCATAGCTGGCTTCGTTGTAGATATGCTATTAAAAAGTAAAATTTTTACAATTATTGGAGTTATTTTTGGCATATTTTGGATCATTTTTTATCCAATTTTTTTAAAAAAAACTCGAATTGCTGCTTTAAAAAAAATTGAAGTTTCGGACCTAGAAAAACAGATGGTTTTTGAGGTAAATGAAGATTTTATAGCTTATTATGAAAACGAGCCAAAAGAAAACGAAAAATTTAGTTTAGATAAGGTGAGTGAAATTTATGAACTAAAAAATATTTTCATAGTATTTTTATCTGAAAAAATCCACCTTATCATTCCAAAGGATGACATAACTTCAAAGTCGATAAATAACTTAGCAAAATTTTGCAATAAGTACATCTTAAAATTTGAGGACTTTAGCTCACAAACTATACTTCAATAG
- the fabG gene encoding 3-oxoacyl-ACP reductase FabG gives MKFSGKNVLITGASRGIGAQIAKTLANMGLKVWINYRSKPEIADALQAEIEQNGGKAAVIKFDATDEDEFIKGINLIVDSDGELSYLVNNAGITNDKLALRMKTSEFTDVINANLTSAFIGCREALKVMSKKRFGAVVNVASIVGEMGNAGQVNYSASKGGLIAMSKSFAKEGASRNIRFNSVTPGFIETDMTHGLSDEVKKTYSDNIPLKRFGSASEVAEAVAFLLSDHASYVTGETLKINGGLYM, from the coding sequence ATGAAATTTAGCGGAAAAAACGTGCTAATAACAGGTGCAAGCAGAGGTATTGGCGCACAGATCGCAAAGACGCTTGCAAATATGGGCTTAAAAGTGTGGATAAACTACCGCTCAAAGCCTGAGATAGCAGACGCTTTGCAGGCTGAGATCGAGCAAAATGGCGGCAAGGCTGCGGTGATAAAATTTGACGCAACAGACGAAGATGAGTTTATAAAAGGTATAAATTTGATAGTCGATAGCGACGGCGAGCTAAGCTACCTCGTAAATAACGCCGGCATCACAAATGACAAGCTAGCGCTTCGCATGAAAACTAGCGAATTTACAGATGTGATAAATGCAAATTTAACTTCAGCTTTCATAGGATGTAGAGAGGCTTTAAAGGTGATGAGTAAAAAGCGCTTTGGAGCGGTCGTAAATGTCGCATCTATCGTTGGTGAGATGGGAAATGCTGGACAGGTGAATTATTCAGCCAGCAAGGGCGGACTAATCGCTATGAGTAAGAGCTTTGCAAAAGAGGGCGCAAGTAGAAATATCCGCTTTAACAGCGTAACTCCAGGCTTTATCGAGACTGATATGACGCATGGGCTAAGTGATGAGGTGAAAAAAACTTATAGCGATAATATCCCGCTAAAACGCTTTGGTAGCGCTAGCGAGGTGGCCGAGGCTGTGGCATTTTTACTAAGTGATCACGCAAGCTATGTGACTGGCGAGACGCTAAAAATAAACGGCGGACTTTATATGTAA